CACGGAAATCCTTATCATAACTGGTGTAAGACGATGTGGAAAGTCGGTGTTGCTGCAGCAACTGCGTGATAAGTTGGAGGAGAAAGATTTCTTCTTCAATTTTGACGATGAGCGTCTTGTAAACTTTAAGCTTGAAGATTTTGCAACCTTGCAGGAATGCTTCTTTGAGCTTTTCGGTGAGCAGCACACCTATTACTTTGATGAGATTCAAAACATTGCGGGTTGGGAAACCTTTGTCAGACGTCTTTACAATGAAGGCAATAAGGTGGTGGTGACAGGATCCAATGCCCGGATGCTGAGCAAGGAGATGGGCACTCACCTCACAGGGCGTTATATCTCTGTGGAGGTTTATCCTTTCTCTTTTGCCGAATACCTGCAGCTGGAGCATATTGAGCCTTCGCAGAAAGATTTCTATCTGATGGCGAGTCGTTCCAAACTGTTGGGACATTTCCGTGATTTCTTGGAGAGGGGTGGTTTCCCGAAGTATCTTCAGACGGGTTCCGTCAGTTACCTGTCCTCACTTTATGAGAGCATTATCTTCCGGGATGTGATGGCTCGCAATGGTCTTACAAACGACAAGGAAATTAAAGAACTTGCATTTTATCTTGCCAGCAATGCCACCAAGCGTGTTACCTATAACTCGCTGGGAAAGATAGTGGGCATTCGCCATCCCGAAACTATCAAGAACTATCTGGAATATATTCAGCAAACCTACATGATATTCCAGTTGTTGAAGTATGCTCCATCGGTAAAGACCCAGATGTTGAGCCCGAAGAAGGTGTATTTTATAGATAATGCCATCATCAGCAGGATGGGTTTCAATGTCACGGATAACAATGGTGTAAAACTGGAGAATGCCGTTTTCATCGAATTGCTGCGAAGGGGTTACGACTTGTTCTACCATGCCGACAAGAAAGAGTGCGACTTTGTGGTGAGAGAAGGTGTAAGGATTACCCAGGCTTACCAGGTTACGGTGAAGATGGATGATGAGAAGACTCGCAAGCGTGAAATAGAGGGCTTGCAAGAGGCGATGGAAATCTATGATTTGTCTGAGGGTTACATCATTACGCTGAATGAGAAAGAGGAGCTTACCGTGGATGGTAAGGCGGTGCATATAATTCCTGCTTGGGAATGGATGCTGAAGTAATTTTCTTTTTGAGCGGGAAGGTGATAAGAAATAAAGTTTCAGAGCGGAAGAACAACTGGGGTTAACAGAGTTAACAGTTAACAGTTGTTTTTCCGCTCTTTCTTTTGTTTCTGAGTATTTCGTTTATAGGCTTCTATTCCTTCCTTAATATCAAAAATGTGCAAGTTTGCCGAAAAATCATATTAATGGGAATTTTCAACTATCACCTTTAACTCTTCCAGGTTATCCGCTACTTCTATCACATCTCGCCAATTGCCACGAATCATGCTTTTCTCTGCCATATCGTCCAAAAGGGCGATGGTGGAGTTCCAGAAGCCTTTCATGTTGTAGAGAATCATCATCTTGTGGTGGTAGCCGATGGTGTGGGCGGCGGCGATGGTGAAGATTTCATCCAGGGTGCCGATGCCGCCAGGAAGGGCTACGAAGATGTCGCTCTGGGCAAGCATCAGGTCCTTGCGGTCGCTGAGATTATCACACGGAATCTCGATGTCGAGGTCAGGGAAGGTTCTGCCGCCTCGCTCTACAAGCGTAGGAACCACACCGATGGTTCTGCCGCCATTCGCCTTCACCGCCTTGCCGATGCAATCCATCAGACCAGAGTTGCAGCCGCCGAAAACCAGGTCGTGGCCGTTTTCTGCCATCCACTTTCCCATCTCTTCAGTCATCGTGAAGAAGTCGGGGTCGATATTCTTATTTGCTGAACAAAAAACTGCTATTTTCATGTCTTTATTTTCTATTTGATGATGTTTTATCTGTTGTTTATTGATGTTTTATCTGTTGTTTATTGATGTTTTATCTTCTATTTGATGATGTTTTATCCGTTATTTATAGATGTTTAGGCAAAGGTACGCAAAAATTTCGAGATTATTGGGCTCTTTTTGCGGATAATTTCTTAATTTTGCAAACTATAACTAATCTTATAAACAGGAAGATAGATTTCTTCTCGACAAATTATAAACAGAAAGATAGAATGAAAAGGATTATCACATATAGTATTATTGCATTGTTGCAGGCGTCGGTGGCGCTTGCTCAGACCTCTGTATCGCTTGCACAAACCCCTGTGTCGCATGCGCAAACCCCTTCGAAGCCGAAGCTTCAGAAGCGAGAGAAGTATGAATGGCAGGGAGAGATTCCTACCTATGTAGAAACGCTGAAGAAGGAACTGACGTATCCGATGGCTTGGGGAAACAGTCCGATTAAGAACTTCAAAAAATGGAAGAAGGCGGCAAGAGCGAAGGTGTTTGAATGTATGATGACGTCTCCGAAAGCGGCTGCGGCTTGGGATATGGAAGTATTGGGCGAGGAACGGAGAGACGGATATAAGGCGCAGAAAATCGCCTTTAATATCAACGCCTATTCCCGAATTACGGCTTATCTCCTGATTCCGGATGGCAAGGGCCCGTTCCCAACAGTCAATGCGCTTCATGATCATGGTGCTCATCTCTTTATAGGAAAGGAGAAGATGATTCGTCCTTTCTTTACTCCGGAAGAGAAAGATGCTCCGGAGAAGCAGGCGCTCTGTCAGGAGATTCTTGATGATGCAGATGCGTGGGCAAAACAGCTTTACGATAATCAGTATGTGGGCGATTATCTGGCGAAACATGGCTACGTGGTCTTTTCTGCAGATGCTCCGATGTGGGGAGAACGAGGCCGGAAGGAAGGCGTGGATAGAAACAAATACGACCTGATAGCCGGCAACATGATGATGCTGGGTAGAGACCTCTCTGCCTTCATGACTTACGATGATATTTCCAGCACCGAGTTCCTGGCTTCGCTGCCGATGGTGGATGCGAAGCGTATCGGATGCGTAGGCTGTTCGATGGGAGCCTATCGTTCGTGGATGCTCTCGGCTTTATCGGATAGAATCAAGGCGGGTGCTTCCATCTGCTGGATGATTACCACCGATGTTCAACTTACCCGGAGATTCGGAAGAAAGGAAAATGGCGGCTTTGCGAATTGCATCCCGGGGTTGAGGCAATATCTCGACTATCCTCACATCGCCTCCCTCGCTTGTCCGAAGCCGATGCTCTTCATCAATGGCACAAAAGACAAGCTCTTCCCTGTACCTGGTGTAAAAGATGCTTTCACCGAAATGCACAAGGTTTGGAAGAGTCAGGGGGCTGATAATCTGCTTGATACGGAGCTTTGGGATATTCCTCATTCCTGCGGCTTGAAGGCGCAGGAGAAAATGCTGGAGTTTCTGGATAAGAATTTGAAATAGGGGTTAACAGAGTTAACAGTTAACAGCTGTTTTTCTGTACCTTCTCCTCTTAAATATCAAAAGTCTACTACGCTAACGCCATTTTTTAAGGGGTTAGCGTAGTAGACTTTTGTATTTTTACTTGTGTACTTATTCCATTATTCCCGATTATGCGGCTTGGTTAATCAGGCGCAGGGAGTTGTTCAGGCAAGCTACAGGAACGAAGAAGACTCTCCATTTAACAATGATAACTTCGTATGGTGTAGAGCATAATGCTGGTTGGCAAAACATTCAGAACGAGGTGGTGCTGGATGATTTGTTCAAAGTAGAATAGATAAAGGGCTTTTGTGGCTGTTTGTGTGCCTTCACACAACAGAATCTTTATGTTTCTTGAAAAAAATAATCGGAAATGATACGACTTTCCGATTATTTTCATTACCTTTGCACGCAGATACCCGTTCGCTCACGCCGAGTTGATGCTTTTCTTCCTTTTTAAAGGGGAGATGGTTGAGACGAGGACTTGGGAGGGTAGAGGTATCATACATAATATTAAAGTGCGTTTACTATGCGCTTAGTTCTTGATGAACAGAAACCTGGCAGTTTCAGAATCTTATCAAAGACTATGCAACGGTAGATGCTCTCGGGATGTGTATATTCACATCTCTGTACTGATGTGGCACCCTACGCAAGTAGGGTGTCCAATTCGGTATAGGGATAAGTGTATCATATCGGCGTGGGCTTCGATGTTGTTCGTTTCGATAAGATGGGCTTGCCAGGGCCTCTGTTCATGAAGCGAGCAACGGGCAAGTTCACGCTTTCTTTTTATTGTGTATAAACCAGTTGTTTCACATTATAAAAAGTTAGATTATGGTACAGTCCAAATTTACAAATCAAATATTGCACTTTACAAGTTACGATGTCTTAAAGAGCATCATAAAAAATGACGGATTGCATTTTTGGGCAAGCCGTTATGATTGTATGAATGATTCTCTAGAATATAAGTGGTTGTATGAGCCGTTGAAAGAGAAAATAACCAAAAATAATATAACTCTTAAAGGGCAAGTAGATTCTTTGTATGAGCTATTCCCTTATGTTGTTTCTTTCTCTGAAGCATCTGATACTAAATACTTATGGGAAAAATATGGTAAAAATGGAAATGGGGTGTGCCTGGTCATGAATAGAAAAATAATGCTACCAACTGATGAACAATTTGCGAAAGAAGGTGACTATTTGGCATCTGTTAGATATGCGACAGAGCAAAATAAGATGGCAAAACTGGCAGAGGTTACATTAGAATATCGTAAGGAGGGCTATGGGACGGCTAATATTAGTGAAGAGTTTGTTGATGAGATTGCCTGTTGTCCTTTTGTGAAATGTGAAGAATGGAGCAAAGAGGAAGAGGTGCGCTATGTAAGAATACGTGAGCGCAATATGCAAGTTTCATGTTCAGAGAACGGAGTGTATTTTTCTTATCCACAGGATAAAAAATGTGTAAAGTATCGTGATAATAATGGCAAGCAAGTTCCTTATTTAGACATAGTTTTCTCAAAGTTGTCTTTGGAAGGAATTCTGATAGGCAAACAATTAAATTTTGAAACAACAGAAAAGACAATAAAAACTTTATTGCAGCAAATAGGTTATAAGAATATATCTGTAGAACAATTAATGTAT
The Segatella copri DNA segment above includes these coding regions:
- a CDS encoding TIGR00730 family Rossman fold protein, whose translation is MKIAVFCSANKNIDPDFFTMTEEMGKWMAENGHDLVFGGCNSGLMDCIGKAVKANGGRTIGVVPTLVERGGRTFPDLDIEIPCDNLSDRKDLMLAQSDIFVALPGGIGTLDEIFTIAAAHTIGYHHKMMILYNMKGFWNSTIALLDDMAEKSMIRGNWRDVIEVADNLEELKVIVENSH
- a CDS encoding ATP-binding protein, coding for MKELLKRIIFEQQENCKHLMQDAIPRHIEEEWLTTTEILIITGVRRCGKSVLLQQLRDKLEEKDFFFNFDDERLVNFKLEDFATLQECFFELFGEQHTYYFDEIQNIAGWETFVRRLYNEGNKVVVTGSNARMLSKEMGTHLTGRYISVEVYPFSFAEYLQLEHIEPSQKDFYLMASRSKLLGHFRDFLERGGFPKYLQTGSVSYLSSLYESIIFRDVMARNGLTNDKEIKELAFYLASNATKRVTYNSLGKIVGIRHPETIKNYLEYIQQTYMIFQLLKYAPSVKTQMLSPKKVYFIDNAIISRMGFNVTDNNGVKLENAVFIELLRRGYDLFYHADKKECDFVVREGVRITQAYQVTVKMDDEKTRKREIEGLQEAMEIYDLSEGYIITLNEKEELTVDGKAVHIIPAWEWMLK
- a CDS encoding alpha/beta hydrolase family protein; this encodes MKRIITYSIIALLQASVALAQTSVSLAQTPVSHAQTPSKPKLQKREKYEWQGEIPTYVETLKKELTYPMAWGNSPIKNFKKWKKAARAKVFECMMTSPKAAAAWDMEVLGEERRDGYKAQKIAFNINAYSRITAYLLIPDGKGPFPTVNALHDHGAHLFIGKEKMIRPFFTPEEKDAPEKQALCQEILDDADAWAKQLYDNQYVGDYLAKHGYVVFSADAPMWGERGRKEGVDRNKYDLIAGNMMMLGRDLSAFMTYDDISSTEFLASLPMVDAKRIGCVGCSMGAYRSWMLSALSDRIKAGASICWMITTDVQLTRRFGRKENGGFANCIPGLRQYLDYPHIASLACPKPMLFINGTKDKLFPVPGVKDAFTEMHKVWKSQGADNLLDTELWDIPHSCGLKAQEKMLEFLDKNLK
- a CDS encoding DUF2971 domain-containing protein, which encodes MVQSKFTNQILHFTSYDVLKSIIKNDGLHFWASRYDCMNDSLEYKWLYEPLKEKITKNNITLKGQVDSLYELFPYVVSFSEASDTKYLWEKYGKNGNGVCLVMNRKIMLPTDEQFAKEGDYLASVRYATEQNKMAKLAEVTLEYRKEGYGTANISEEFVDEIACCPFVKCEEWSKEEEVRYVRIRERNMQVSCSENGVYFSYPQDKKCVKYRDNNGKQVPYLDIVFSKLSLEGILIGKQLNFETTEKTIKTLLQQIGYKNISVEQLMY